The segment AGGTGCACTTTTGTAGTTTTCTGTAGCACACGTTCCACAACGATTTATCAGTGAATGGGCTATTCGTGGTTTCAAACATGTTCATATTACGCAGAAAACATCGAAAAATATTAACAAGCTTGGAAATTGGAGAACGATGTTATGAAAGGTCCTCATGATCACTGCTCTGAAGGTACGTGGTGGAATGGAAGTTTAGAGACTTCAACTTATTGCTGCGCTGCGTGCATGTTAAGTCACAAACTTGTGCTAAATGCGAATGACTGGAAATAATGACGCCTATATTGGCacgacccttaattctcaaacgctatcaatacatgtcaataaaCACCTCCCTACATCGGCGAATCTAACGTATGTAACCGTGGTAACTAAGCTACGCCCACTCCGCAACCCAAGGTCATGATGATGGAGTGCACGAAGCTGACGTGGTTGGTGTAGTTGGTGCAGCCGCAGACGCTGGAACAGCTGTAGTCACCGTTGACGTGATTGCCGCCGCAGTTACTGTTGAGGACACACTCTTTTGCATGGAGAGGGCAAGTTCTTGCTTGACAGCCGCTGGGTTCACCAACATGCTTGTGTTTACAGACACATTCCGGAGACCGGAGATCACCACTGCAATACAATGTCGTAAGGTGTAAAACATGTCATGCTGTGTCCCCTTAATATCTAATTATATAACATGAGAGAGGCTGCGTGGTCCAGGCGCAGTAAGGGTCTAGATTTTGTAAGCTCTTttaacgctaagatagtcgcaagcgccatatatttacattaacattaacttacgattgtcttagcgctaagagagcttcgaaaaatctaggcccaggctTTTTATGAATATGGAAACACAGCATCACATTGTATGACCAAGAATGAAACAACAGCTCTGGTAACAGTGGAGAATCACTCTTCGGTTCTGCGACatgagatcaggaggtaccaaaccaaggacaCTGGGAAAAGTAGGGAGCCAGCggcagtgtacttgggatgcaagcgagacatttcaaggGCGAGGACCGCATAACATGCTTTACTGAAAGctgccaatcacgttgctgtcaaaagggactgAAAATTCAATATCATTTGATTTAATAAATACACTGACTTTTTTTtgaaaaggacaagatcaggtttgttgtgTGGAATTCTTCTGAGGCTGTATGGGCCTATTCCACCTCTTCAATATTCCGTCAATAACACGACGGGAGACAACCGAAATAGGATTCACACACCGTTctcgtggagaatcgaaccctggtcttcagcgcgACGAGAGAACGcaataaccactaggctactccaccacccctaAAACTCGAGACATAAGCAAGGTGAATTTGGACTTGGAAACACGCCCACGTGTCTCAGGGACGCCTGAAAGATGCAACTTTATACGTTGTGATCAGACAAGGGATCGTTGCTAAAGGTGGGAGGTGAAAGGTGTGTACACGCGAAGATGGTATCACCTGGTCGGAGATTGGTGAGTGTAAGGCAGGTTCCAGTCCACTTCATCAGGTTCTGTATGTAGGGCTCCGCCGTGCTGGTGTTCGTCTGCCCCACGTACGAGTCTGCAAGCTGCCTGCCTACAATCCGATCAAACTTTGAAGCTGTTAAGGAGCTATATGTCACCGCAGTACCATCCATAAACTCGCAGGTGCAGCTAACATGCGTATTGCGTACATTACCCAAATTCTTAACCCATCAGTTTTATGTACATGCGCGCATTAAGACGTTCGACAATTTAGCAGTAAAACAGCAGTTAAGGGAATGACCTATGGCTGAATTACTGTATAACTGACAGGAGGCATACACTCTGTTGCAATGAATAATGCACAGGTGTACATCTCGCCCATGGTGACACCACTTACTGTCCCAACTGACGGATAGCCTCTGAAAACCTTCATCGAACGACAAATCTTATTCGGCggtaaaataattgtccacAGAATGAAAGAAACATTCGTCAGAACTTAGACGGCCAATAGCTAGGATTGCACCTTACGTGATATCCATTCGAATATTCATGATTCCTAAACTAGTCGAGTCGGGTCGACTGAAAAAGATTAATGACAAGGTCTGAATTTAGACCAATCTTAGACTAACGCATATTCACAGAATGTATGTCTGACTGAAAGAGAGTGGTTCTATGGCTGTGAAATGTCCACAGCAAAGCTGCCTGGCTAAAACACCGATGGCTGCTATTGTAAACAAGGATACAAGACCGTAGTGCCAGGTATCGGCGAACTTCCGGTGTGAGTATGCGTCGTAACGGTCAAGAACTGACTGGTGATGGGTGTCCGTCTTTAACCCCGAAGAAGGAAGCGCAGCTTGGAATGTGCTGAAACAGTGATCAAGATCCACGGGATGACTGCAAGACGACATTATGGGGGAAAATGAATACACTGGTAGTTTGAAATGTCGCCGTTTTGGCATTGGTCAGTGAGTTGCATCATAAGTATTTGTACATTTACGCCGagatattttgacatgaaaaatatttgtcgaaccgaagcgaggaaagtacgttgccaacctttgctcgcttcgctcgcatataagaagacttgtcacattctctatgctgcgcaaccccatttgtgctacagtttgcctgtgcttctATACTGTAATATAGGGGGTACGAATGCTGCGCGAAAAGTTACGGGATCGTAGCCTTGCGAGACTGTTGTGATAAGGGGCCCTGATTGTACAGGTATTCGTTAAATCGTCGACACATTAAAAGACGACGTGTAAGTAGTATTCACAGCTTCCATTAAAGGATACCTCTACTATGTTTGAGTTACCAAAGTATACAGCGCCAAGTGGTCACGTGACAATGCCAACCGGCCATTCCTGAACGAGCTGTATATGATGGCCGAGATGTGTGAGATGTACTCTGGTGGGTCAAACTCATTGTCAGACAGACTGATATTACATAATGATTAGCAGTGTTATAGTTGGTTATCACTTTACTTCACTCACATGTTGCTTGTTAATTCGTATCTAGACAGACTTTGCTCCTTTCAGTAGACTATGATTTTCTCTGTATAAGAGGCACCTTATATTGTACAATTATGCAACATGGAGCACAGAATTGTACCAGTATTGAGTGGAAGAGAGAAACTGGTGTAATGACTCATCAGTGAGTCtaaaattattaaatgataGGAACATGTCTAGTTGCAGCTGTACTGGACAAGAGAATCACGGCTACGGCACATGTTTGGACAGATGTGAAAAACAAGGGAAACAACTCCGTCTAATTGTACGTGAGGAAATGTATGTTGTAAAAGACAAGTGGAATTTTTCAATTCATGGTTCAATTCTTGGTGATCAAATTTTCATCAATGAAAAGAATACTTGTCAAGAGCCGTGCGAGAAAGTAGGGATGACGTTTATTTTAGTCAAATACCGATACTCACTTCAGATCCATTTTCAGGTGTTCTCTTTCCCGTTTTAGTTTCTCTATCTCGTCCTTGCGAGTGTCATGGCGGACCTTCTTCTCTTTAATATATTTTCCAGCTAAAATATTCGGGACGACACCATGAACATATGTCATAAGATTCGTGTATTCACATGTatagaaaaaaaatgacatGCCCGACCTAGAATGTGCACATGCACCGAGGTAACGAGCGAGAACAGTTAGTGTTTACTTACTTTCTTCAAGTGATTCTAGTTCACTCAGTCTCTTGGCATTCTTGTTCGGCGCCAGTGCCGGAACGTAGTCATGGAGCATGCGGAGCTGCTCCTAGAGACAAAAAAACTTATAATAAAGAATCCATTATTTTTGCTCAACCGACCGCCTACTTGTATTTTCTTGAAAGACCTCGGGCACAGTGAAGTTTCCTCCGTTCATATCTGATATATGTGATATTCCTTTTTCACTCAAGGTAGTGACGTAAGACTGGGCTATCGCTGCCTTGAAACTTGCTGATGTCCCTGGTCATGCTAGTGCACAAAAACACTGCGGGCAACTCGGTCGGCAGACTAAAGTGCAACGCGAAATATTGTTGAGAACATTACAAAAGTTGTATGTTCCAAACATGTAGTACAAAATGAATAAAAGGCGCATGTTCGTAACCAATATATTTAAAGAAGTGTCAGACTTTTGTGACATACAATAATGCATATCAGATTAACAAGGAAACGTTTTTTTATATGGAAATGAATCTAAGAATTATTGCTCACATGGATTTTCTTCCGTCTTTTTTTCTCAGCTTTGATGTGTGAATTTTTTCTATGACGTGGCACTCTCCCATTTGTGTGTTCTTTTGGTACCTCTTTAGACACATCAGTGGCATCAACGGCCGTTTGCTGTGACGCCGCTTGTTGGCAGATATCTCTTATGAAGGACTGTATGCATGAGTTTGAACCCGGAGAAGGCTGGAAAAGAGTGATGAAATTATTGAATCATAGTGTTTGATTTAGTTTAACATCGCACTGCACATTTCCAGCTGAATGATGCCTGTCTATGACTTCTGAGTGGGCTAGTTTAGTTTAAGGCCACGTTCAGTAGCTGTGGTCTACATGTGTctataaataataaagtctatctggaccagacatcggTCCCcccaactctctctctctctctctctctctctctctctctctcacacacacacacacacacacatacgcgcgcACCTGCACCCCTCGCCATCCGCCTATGCTACTGCTGTCACTGACATATTGGTATCAGTAAAAGAACAATTTGAATCAAATTTCTCGAAACTGGTTTGTTTCCGACTTGACATGACAAGCATGCATATATGCAAAAGCCATTCAACCGGGACGTTTTGCATTTACGGAATAAAAATATATGCTTTAattaaatgaaagaaagaaCCCTAACTCATGGTCAAGCACATCACACTTGTTTGGCAGACGATATAATACTGTTACGGTACGTGGGTTTACGCTGTGTTGACATAAATATTGATGTCACGTGGTAAACGAACCGCTCGGCAGCGGAAAATGCCGAGCGGTGATCAATATGAACAATCGTCGATCAAGTGTATGCTTTGGTACGCTGTGCTACATTAGTAATTTCAGTCGATCAAAGGGACGGAACCCAGTTAATACGATTAACTCAATCGCACATTTACGTGAACACCCGGAATTACACGAGCAACTTTGACAGTTTACTGCTACGTCAGTTCTATTTATAGTTCCTTCGGAAAATCCCACAAAGTTCAACCCCTTCCTgggaaaattatcggaaaactACTGCATCCAAGGAAGGCCATTCTTCCTTGTGATCAAGAAGTACGAATTGCATTTTTTCAAATACAACTATACCGACATACTCCCACCAAAACGACAATCCACATTCACacaatatatactacccatacagtTATAAACGTGAAACGAGGATAACAACTAATATGACTGAATCAGTCACTCTGCAGTAGACGATGATTCACTCGTGGTTCTaaattaaacatatttacaactaTAAATACCCACATACAATGTTTATATATTGCACAACAGTAAATATTCTGAGTAAACATAAAACAACTATTTCAACaccaaatataaatatattataagACTTGGTTCAAAATCCTTGGTGGTTGTTATTGTTAAGAAATAATCCATCATGTTAATACCTGCAGTGAATCGAAATAGTCCACATCCAGAACGTCAAGGCAGGTGAGTGTGAAGTCTCCCTCCGAGACAGAAACATCAAACTCTTGGGGTAACAGCATTTGTTGCATTGAGCGttcgtaaaacacaacttttccTGTTTTTTACTTCAAAATAACAGGCAGTCTGTGACACcgctgtctgtgtgtgtatgttgcgCTGAGACCGTGCTATTTATAGAACGCCACGTGATTTGTTCAAACGTAAACAAATCAATGCAAATAAATGTTTGCGCGGGGAATTCGACAAAGCAGAACAAAAGTATGAGGCAAACCTGCCTGTGTGCCCGGACGCTAGATTGTTCTTGAACGTCAAGGCAATGTGAGGACTGCATATATGATATGAAGTAATGCCTGTAACAAGTACAGTACATTCTCGACATTGAAAGGCCATGGATCCATAGTACGtgaatatgaatatatacacaCCGAGAAAATATGTATATAGCCCACAACAAATGTACTTGTCCAGCAACGCTGTCCTCTTTAAGTCCATGCAGGTTGGAGGTTCTGGGTTATGTTTACGTGTTCAGATCCAAATGAGGGAACAACCAACGTATGTGCATCCTCGCCGTCCATCACAATGCATGTGTGCATTCGGGATTTACATAATAAACACTATTTTAACCTCGGCGGATTTGTGAAAAACTGCAACTATCTCGCTTCTTATCCTGCACCTATTGTGCTGACAGACAATTTCCATGGTAACTTATCGTTCTGTTCGTGCATGTTTATGTTCCTGCTGtgttaatttcattttaattgTATAACGACATATCTATATTAAAACTCCATGGATCAAATCATTTGGTCTTGTCTCTAGTTCATGAATATCTAGTTTGACCCAGCATCGTTTGTTGTAGGGGATTATCACGCTTAACTGCTTCATTAACTCTGGGTTTACAGGATCATACAACGCAATGACTAAATACCACAGGTGGGCAGATATCACAGGGGACAACATAAAAAGTGCACCTTTTGCTGTAGAGGATTATCCCGCTCCACTAATCTAGGACCCTAAAACAAGTAGTATTGGCCAAAAGAAACAGGTAACAGTATCGTTATTCAAGTGAGACATACCTTCACCAAACTAGATGAATGCACCAATAAACAAAATGCCTTTAAAGGTGAAGCGCGTTGTAATCACATAATTAATAGGTCTTCAAGATATGTGAAATAATGTGGTATCCGAAAATGTGGTTTAGTGTTAATGAAACACACACGGACCGGTACAAATTATTGACATGCTCTGTTTGTATTGAGTTACCGCATGAGGAAAGTGGAGGATAGCTCATGCTCCAAAATTAAGAAATGGTGTCACTGAAACTTGTTAATTGCCTTGTTGACAGTAGTGCACACATGCTCATAATACAAGCCAACGCGCGCGCGCTTAATGTATAGGGAATTAAAAACAGGATAAGGACCATTAACATGCCAAGGTTCCAGCCAGTGAAAAAGTGTGGCATGCTTACAGTTGATTAGGAATAATGTTCTGTTTCACGACTTGGAGCAATGCAAGAGATCTCTGATCACTCAATTATGGAGAAGTATACATGTTCACGGTTTGAATCTTATTTAGCGGCAAGCCCCAAATTTAGGAGGGCGCTTATCTCCCTTTTATTGCGGCGAAAGCTGTCGTGTCTTGCCGAATGTTTAGATCGAAGTGCTATTACATAActtctaaaacaaaataaatatttagttTACGAGGAGAATCTTGAATGTTTATTATACGATGTTTCTCCAGATGTAGGATAAAAGAGAACTGTTGCCTCTCGCTTAGGACTTCAGTGACCACACGCTCCCGGCAAGGTCAGCTCAACAACAATACCCAACACGTGCACAGTGCAGCGCGGATATTGACAACTGCAGCGCAGAGACGCACAATGAGCACGGGTCATCCAAGCACTGTTTGTCTGGCTGATTACGATGCCTACGGTTTCGATCTGGATCACACTTTGGCGAAATACAGACTGGTGGAAGTGTTCAATGTGAGAACTGTGATCAGCTGCTGATGCGTTTCGATTTATTTGAACGTATAGATTCAAAATCCACAAAATCAGCCGCTTAAGATGCTTCAGACGTGACTATAATTATATCAGTGTGCCATAAGtttcatttattaaatgaaacacaatatatatatatatacaataataCTTGTCATGATCATGTTTGACGATTATCATGATGTAGATATATCTATCTATGTGTTCCATGTTCATCAAAGACATATGGTAGCAGAGACCATCTATTACATGGTCTCAGATGGTATCAATCGAAGATATAAGCAATAGCATATTCGGATATATACtaccaaaatatgttttgtttctaaTCATTCTAAGTCTTGTTTGTAGATAGAAATTCACAAGTTACTCACGTTTTTATGATAATTTTGTGAATTATCTAAGACATGGCCAATTTTACACTTGTCAGCTCACCTGTTTATGTATTATGATACAGTACTGACTTTAACTataacaaataatcaaaataagCAAATCATGTTGAAAATAAAATTTGGAAATTGCTGAAGTTTAGATAATTTTAATTTCTAAGAAGACATTTTTCACACATGACGGACCACAGATCCAGTCAGGAAAAAGTTATTTGCTTTTTAAATCTAATGATAATTTTGGTTGGAAAAAATATGTAATCTGTTTCTACCACATAACTTGTTTTCAAAAGTGTGTGCCTATTATGCAACCTAATGCATCCATTTAAGTTTTGTATCATTTTCCAGCTGTCATACAAGTGTATAACTGATTTCCTGGTTGAGGAGAAAGGCTATGACGCTTCCATCAAGTCTGACCTATTCAAGTACAAGGAGTTTATGTGAGTATGAGAGATACACGTGAGAATACCCAGTATTGTAGTCAGTGATCGCGGTAGGTTTTGTATGAGTGCGCGCAGaaatataattataaatatgtagacCAAATCTTTTGTGTGTGAAATTTTCAGTACCCCCACAGTTTTAAGGtgctttttaaaattatgtagatCAGAATTTATGTGTCAAAAACACTcgcacaaaatatattttgcatggttttattatttttttgtgtgtgaaaaacTCCTGTTTCTGTGTTAATGCAAACACTGGTAGTGGAATCTATTAAGTTGGACACAGTCTGTCCAGCTGTCTGAGGTGTTGTTTCTGGAACTGACTTTGAAAACTGTGCAATATTTGTTCACCAAAGTTGACAGGCAGACAGATGACTTTTATATTTGTTTgggaaatgaaaaacaataatGTGTTAACAATGTGAAACTGCAGTTGTGCTAATTTCCGTGGTACATCTGTTCTTCTCTTCATGTCCTCTTTATGTTCTATATATCAGGATTATGTTTCACTTATGTCCTCTATATTACCTCCTTATCTCATTATGTTCTAGTTATTGTCTCCTCTTTATGTTTTGCCATTTCCTTACCATGTTTTTCCTTACCTTTACTTTACTTATGTCCTCTATATTATCTCCTTATCATCTCATTATGTTCTAGTTATTGTCTCCTCTTTATGATTTGCTTATCTCCTTACCATGTTTTACCTTACCTTTACTTTCTTCCTCTATATTATCTCCTGATGTTCTAGTTATTGTCTCCTCTTTATGTTTTGCTTATCTCCTTACCATGTCTTACCTTACCTTTACCTTACTTATGTCCTGTATATTATCTCCTTATCATCTCATTATGTTCTAATTATTGTCTCCTCTTTATATTTTGCTTATCTCCTTACCATGTTTTACTTATCATCTGATGCTTACCTTATGAAATCTCAGAGTTTGTTTCttcacatggatacaaagtgtgaagctcatttccagGGTCCCGTACAACAATATTGCTGGTGTCCCAGTTTGTTAAAtgtcactcactgacttgcagtctgtatctcagtgagcttgcACTACATAACCACCTTTAGTATGGGCAAGTACAagtagccacacatacacatgcacatcgTCACATAGGAGTGCAACATTAAAGTGCATTAACACATTATCTCCCCTCACATGTAATCTGCCCATATTCTTTTGATCCCCTTGTTATCAGGTCCTCAGCGTCTCCTTTTGTTGTCATCCTTGTCTGCAGGACAGTGCGCTAGCCTAGCAGCTACAGCGTTAGCTGGTCACTTTGAATGGGTTCAATTCTCtacatttgtacaatgtgtgaagcgcatgtctggtgtcacctgccgtgatgctgctggaatattgctgacagtggtACAAAAACATTCTCACTCACAAACTATCTCCTCCTCATGTTCCtttctgtgtttttcagatGCAAAGGTCTCTTTCTGGACATCGAGAAGGGACATATACTCAAAACCGCAGATGATGGCAAGATTTTACGGtaatttttaaaacatatgagTGCATTTCTTACACACCTGTGGGTGAGAAATCAGTTTGAGATAAATAGAATTATCATGTTAACCCTCAATGTCGGAAGACTACTAATTACTGCAAAAACTAGTTACGTTGTCTTGTATGTTTTGTTACTGTCAGTATCTTTCTACATTAAAGGGACAAAGTTCCAGGCCTCATCTGAACAGCAGTTGGTGGAGCATAAAATGCATAAAATTGAATAATTCACGTTTTGTAGAAGTCACTATTTGAGAGAATATCTGACATGTATAGTAGTATCATGAAGTCATTTTGAATGGTTAATGATTTGTGCTAACCAAAATATGATGACACAAAATGCTCTTTTTGGCGTAGTAAACATGGATTTTCAACCAAACAGACTGCAGCAGACTTTTTCTTAACTTCATGGTATGAACTGAACTCTAAATGTTTGTTATGGAACACCAGTATTCCTGTGAAGTCTGGAAGGTCTGTAAATCTGTAAATGGATTGTTTGTGATAGATGAAGCATGTTGTTTCAGAGCTACTCATGGAACAAGGGCTCTGAAGACAGCTGAGATACAGGCATCCTACGGAGAGGATCAGATCTGGAAACATGCAGACACTGTGAAACAGACAGTTAAAAACTCTAATAGTGAGTTGAACGTTGTTGAGAATAACGTTAAATCATCAAGAGTATGCTTGCTGTACAGAGTTATGCCTCCAGGGTCAGACATATATATGCTCCTGTATGTGAATTTCACTGATGTGGCATCCGCAGCCTGCATTCCTTCAGTCTTTCATTCCACATTAAGCTAATGTCTGGTTTAGGTGAAACTGACTCCAAAATTTCAACCTTTCTGAGAATCTGTGAAACAGTGTTGTGATTTATACTGATACTGAACTCAAGAACATAAAGATTCTGTCATTACAAAACAGCTGATTACTAACAAACCTTTCTAAGGGCAGACGGGTAGCCTAGGGATTCACTGagattttgtgtgtgtttatttagGATAGGCTGCTGTAACACTTTTCTAGGACAAACTCTGCCACAATTATtgatgtattttatgttgtattttcagcaacttttcGTTTCTTTGAGAACTACTTTGACACTCCAGGCCTTGTTGCCATGGCAAGAATTATTGACATCGAAGACAAAAAGGTGAGGCCCAGATTCTTTTGTGTTCACTTGAATTCCTATGATTAAGTTTGTGAATAGTCAGGTGGAATGAGGCCATCACATAACTGGGTCATGTATTTGGTGAAATGGGCTGGTCAGGTAACTGGGTCAGATGAGGTGAAATAGACTGGCAAGGTAGCTGGGTCAGGTCAGGTGAAATAGGATTGTCAGATAACTGAGTCAGGCCAGGTAAAGTGAGGCATTCAGGTAACTGGGTCAGGTCAGGTGACTAGGTCAGGTGACTAGGACAGTTGGGGTGAAATGGGCTGGTCAGGTAATTGGGTCAGCTCAGGTGAAATGGGGCAGTCGGATAACTGGGTCATGTCAGATGATTGGGGTTGGTCATTTGTCTGGGTCGGGTccggtgaggtgaaatgggctAGTCAGTTATCTGGGCCAGGTCAGGTGAAATGGGGTGGTCAGTTATCTGGGTCAGGTCAGATGAAATGGGGTGGTCAGTTATCTGGGTTGGGTCAGATGAAATGGGGTGGTCAGTTATCTGGGTTGGGTCAGATGAAATGGGGTGGTCAGTTATCTGGGTCAGGTCAGATGAAATGGGGTGGTCAGTTATCTGGGTCGGGTCAGGTGAAATGGGGTTGTCATTTATCTgggcacaggcaaactgtagtgcaaaatgggttgcgcagcatagagaaaatgaccagtcttcctaCATGCAAgcaaagcgagcaaaggttggcaggAGCTCAGACCAAGGCCTTGGAAACTAAAATGACTTCAGtgtggatgtataatagtgggtTTGTGCTGATTGCGACCTTTGGTTTATCATCACAGAATTTGGATCATTTGTGTCACTTCTTCCCTAAGATGATATACCTGAAAGATacagtgtggcattaaacctcactcactcactcactcactcactcactcactcacttttgggAGTTAACAGGGTCATGTGTGAAGTAGAATAGATTTCTTGAACTTGTAGCTTACCTTAATACTATTCTACTTTCCAGATGAAGGACTCCAAATCTGCTGACAAGATAGACTACAGCCGGATCTGGGGCGATGTATTAGATTCACTAgtgcacatatatacatatcacaACTTTGCATGTAAATATCTACCATATActctgtgtgtctgttgctgtcaGTGTGATCTGCCTCCTTGGTGCAGTGGTTAGTGCACCTGCCCGGAGAGCAGATGGTTGTGGGATTGATCCCTTTTTGTGTCAACCCAAAAGACAttgaaatatggtacttgttgccTGGctctcggcattaatgggtacaacaaagACTGGTTGGTCTTGAGTCAGTACTATGTGTCTGGGTGGGTTATTCATGCTGAACTCTATCATAGTATCTCAATGAGCTgacactataaaaccagctgaagtctgggctagtacaagcagccacacatacagatgCATGCACATcttcatatgagcgaaatattcttcaGTGAGACGATAACCCTCACCCTACTTCATCTCCATATTCTGCCTGTGTCTTGCTTTCAAAGTTGTCCCCAAAACTAGGTTTGACACTTGTGGATAGGAACTCCACTGTTTGCTTGCCTGAATAACATGAGAAATCGTTTTTGGATGAAGGTGGCAAAGCAAGTATTTTTCATGTAATtattatcagtgtatgtatAAAGGTATAGCGGACCTTTATTTGTGATGAGAAAGCTCCCCATACATTATGCTAAAggtccaagggagataactgagtATTGGCCCTGTATTTCATTCTAACAAGTTTTCATTAATGAATTGTATATCTCTGTTGTACTTGTGAACAGTCTTCATTTTCCTGTTGTATTTACAATGACAGAAAGTACAGGACAGGTAAAGAAATATGAGTTTTCTTAAAGTTTTAAAGCATGACTTGTTTCAATGAAGAAGGATTTCTCATCAAGCTTTTGAAACATGTTGAACTGTTGTCCGGACAAACTGGATGTTTTAATACAAAATGACGTAATTGGCCTGAAACAGTTTCTGCATATTTTTTCTTGCATCCATTTCATTATTCTCCAGTAGAAACAGGAGGATTCTTCCCAGCTATAAAGAAAAATCCACACAAGTATGTTGAGAAATGTAGTGAAGACATAAAGAGGTGGCTGCGATCTCTGAAGCAGGACAACAAATGTGTCTTCCTCCTCACAAGCTCCTTCTCTGACTTTGGATCCTGTCTACTGGAAACTATTCTAGGGTAAGACCCACTGTCTACTGGAAACTATTCTAGGGTAAGACCTACTGTCTACTGGAAACTATTCTAGGGTAAGACCTACTGTCTTGTGGAAACTATTCTAGGGTAAGACCTACTGTCTAGTGGAAATTGTTTGAGGTTGTGACATACTGTCTTGTGGAAACTAGTCTAGGATTAAACCTGCTGTCTACTGAAAACTAATCTTGGGTAAGACCCACTGTCTACCTGAATCTATTCTAGGGTAAGACCTACTGCCTTGTGGAAACTATTTTAGGGGAAGACTCACTGTCCATTGAAAACTAATCTTGGGTTAGACCCAGTGTCTAGTGGAAACTGTTTTATTGTAAGACCTACTATCTAGTGGAAGCTGTTCAAGGGTAAGACTCACTGTGTAGTGGAAACTGTTCAAGGATAAGACCCATTGTCTAGTGGAAACTATTCTAATGTAAGCCCCACTGTCTACT is part of the Haliotis asinina isolate JCU_RB_2024 chromosome 6, JCU_Hal_asi_v2, whole genome shotgun sequence genome and harbors:
- the LOC137287629 gene encoding MLX-interacting protein-like; this translates as MQQMLLPQEFDVSVSEGDFTLTCLDVLDVDYFDSLQPSPGSNSCIQSFIRDICQQAASQQTAVDATDVSKEVPKEHTNGRVPRHRKNSHIKAEKKRRKKIHEQLRMLHDYVPALAPNKNAKRLSELESLEETGKYIKEKKVRHDTRKDEIEKLKREREHLKMDLNTFQAALPSSGLKTDTHHQSVLDRYDAYSHRKFADTWHYGLFDRIVGRQLADSYVGQTNTSTAEPYIQNLMKWTGTCLTLTNLRPVVISGLRNVSVNTSMLVNPAAVKQELALSMQKSVSSTVTAAAITSTVTTAVPASAAAPTTPTTSASCTPSS
- the LOC137287507 gene encoding 5'-nucleotidase domain-containing protein 1-like, which translates into the protein MFIIRCFSRCRIKENCCLSLRTSVTTRSRQGQLNNNTQHVHSAARILTTAAQRRTMSTGHPSTVCLADYDAYGFDLDHTLAKYRLVEVFNLSYKCITDFLVEEKGYDASIKSDLFKYKEFICKGLFLDIEKGHILKTADDGKILRATHGTRALKTAEIQASYGEDQIWKHADTVKQTVKNSNTTFRFFENYFDTPGLVAMARIIDIEDKKMKDSKSADKIDYSRIWGDVLDSLVHIYTYHNFALETGGFFPAIKKNPHKYVEKCSEDIKRWLRSLKQDNKCVFLLTSSFSDFGSCLLETILGDDWESYFDINMFYARKPSFFTEGHAFQRIEKHSVKEPTTDLKRGGFYYRGNDKELTKFIASLTGKDNPKIVYFGDNICADCFPSKMYADWDTVLLLEEMDAEGYACDDGTVQQDDEPSQKKRRRGIEHSSLVTHEETEYLISDVWGPFLYHGPEEVSNKAMNTLWGSIISQYSDITVPSLEYLAGVPLGHKFETFGAKSGSTQGFHPGKPASLL